A single window of Crassostrea angulata isolate pt1a10 chromosome 8, ASM2561291v2, whole genome shotgun sequence DNA harbors:
- the LOC128158781 gene encoding uncharacterized protein LOC128158781, with protein sequence MPQVHNRSLTLSMDSSAFNKNSRFMSTIRMTEGAKRKIRAFNTVENRLKKIQMNFYNRHADIERYQMERKREKVLDVMKKRNAYKMVIANHPIANSPDYQKALEDTYTAHALRHEIKKMIHYIEPDKVRERNAKNLVTENKKRYDEILNRNRKSIVELFPPPSQKKMDDYESDFESDSEDEEPPEEVPRKFQQARPMLPFRRQGVTRAFIMENSGKGARQESSTNQTSGSATASQESELPPITVKKEIPPDLRIPVAS encoded by the coding sequence atgCCTCAAGTACATAACAGATCGTTGACCCTCAGCATGGATTCTAGCGCCTTCAACAAGAACTCTAGATTCATGTCCACAATCCGAATGACCGAGGGAGCCAAACGGAAGATACGAGCTTTCAACACGGTAGAAAACCGGTTAAAGAAAATTCAGATGAATTTTTACAATCGCCATGCAGACATAGAGAGATACCAAATGGAACGGAAAAGAGAAAAGGTGCTGGATGTTATGAAGAAAAGAAACGCATACAAAATGGTGATTGCAAATCACCCCATAGCCAACAGTCCCGATTATCAAAAGGCGTTGGAAGATACTTACACAGCGCATGCGCTGAGGCATGAGATCAAGAAAATGATCCATTACATCGAACCTGACAAGGTCCGAGAGAGGAATGCGAAAAATCTCGTGACCGAGAATAAAAAGCGATACGACGAGATCTTGAACCGTAATCGGAAATCCATTGTAGAGTTGTTTCCACCTCCGAGTCAAAAGAAAATGGATGACTATGAGTCAGACTTTGAAAGTGATTCAGAGGATGAAGAGCCACCGGAAGAGGTACCAAGAAAGTTCCAACAAGCACGACCCATGCTTCCGTTCCGCCGCCAAGGCGTCACACGTGCGTTTATCATGGAAAACAGCGGCAAGGGTGCGAGGCAGGAAAGCAGCACAAATCAAACGTCTGGGTCTGCGACTGCGTCACAGGAATCGGAACTTCCTCCAATCACAGTGAAGAAAGAAATTCCCCCTGATCTCAGAATTCCTGTTGCGTCGTAA